The following coding sequences lie in one Myxococcota bacterium genomic window:
- a CDS encoding MaoC family dehydratase, with amino-acid sequence MSDRSPPPAIYYEDYAPGVVETMGSYTVSKEEIVEFASRYDPQPFHLDEAAANASIFGGLTASSTHTFALMGLINAKRGVQPAVVANLGADSLKFPEPVRPGDTLTLTGECLTKRVSKSRPGLGIVTSRTCLWNQRGELVMETDTKYMVKLRGAR; translated from the coding sequence TTGAGCGACCGGTCCCCGCCGCCCGCGATCTACTACGAAGACTATGCGCCCGGCGTGGTCGAGACGATGGGTTCCTACACCGTCTCGAAGGAAGAGATCGTGGAGTTCGCGTCGCGCTACGACCCGCAACCTTTTCACCTGGACGAAGCCGCCGCAAACGCCTCGATCTTCGGCGGTCTCACGGCCTCGTCGACCCACACCTTCGCGCTGATGGGTCTGATCAATGCGAAGCGCGGCGTCCAGCCGGCGGTCGTGGCCAACCTCGGCGCCGACTCGCTGAAGTTCCCCGAGCCTGTGCGCCCCGGCGACACGTTGACGCTGACCGGGGAGTGCCTCACGAAGCGTGTCTCGAAGTCACGCCCCGGGCTCGGCATCGTGACCTCGCGCACCTGTCTCTGGAATCAGCGGGGCGAGCTCGTGATGGAAACCGACACGAAGTACATGGTGAAGCTGCGCGGCGCCCGGTGA